In Maledivibacter sp., a single window of DNA contains:
- a CDS encoding DUF1097 domain-containing protein, giving the protein MNFKKFIIIPIIIATLAFTIQIVDQLLSPLMPPAGNFGFGWIAFQAWAMYFLAGCDIKGGIKTFLGYGSGIIASILIMEFGAAFMGIGFLSFPLAVFLVVIPVICLERIPWLDFVPAVFVGSGVFFGFMSYISAATYQGAAFTELVYCAIGLFYGYMTVTLRGAYEASVNSDEISETN; this is encoded by the coding sequence TTGAATTTTAAAAAGTTTATCATTATACCCATTATAATAGCTACACTTGCATTTACTATACAGATTGTTGACCAACTACTTAGCCCGCTTATGCCTCCAGCAGGGAATTTTGGCTTTGGATGGATTGCCTTTCAGGCTTGGGCCATGTATTTCCTAGCGGGGTGTGACATCAAGGGAGGAATCAAGACTTTTCTAGGGTATGGAAGTGGAATAATTGCATCTATTTTAATTATGGAGTTTGGGGCTGCGTTTATGGGTATTGGATTCCTTAGCTTCCCACTAGCTGTATTTTTAGTAGTTATCCCAGTTATTTGTTTGGAAAGGATTCCGTGGCTTGACTTTGTGCCAGCTGTTTTCGTTGGATCTGGAGTATTCTTTGGATTTATGTCCTATATATCAGCTGCAACATATCAAGGAGCGGCCTTTACGGAACTGGTATACTGTGCAATAGGATTATTTTATGGATATATGACGGTAACTCTAAGGGGAGCATATGAAGCATCGGTTAATAGCGATGAAATTAGTGAAACTAACTAG
- a CDS encoding RidA family protein encodes MEIKRFEGTGRMSRAVVHNGTIYLCGQTCGEKDKDIKEQTKVVLKKIEDLLDKYGSDKRHILSTTIYIKDMSLFQDMNEVWDAWVENGFEPARACVEAKMAREEILVEMSVVAAVK; translated from the coding sequence ATGGAAATAAAGAGATTTGAAGGTACAGGGAGAATGAGCCGTGCAGTAGTACACAATGGAACAATTTATTTATGTGGGCAGACCTGTGGGGAGAAGGATAAGGATATCAAGGAACAAACTAAGGTTGTCCTTAAAAAAATTGAAGATTTACTTGATAAATATGGATCTGACAAAAGACATATTCTTTCAACAACAATTTATATAAAAGATATGTCCTTATTTCAAGATATGAATGAAGTTTGGGATGCTTGGGTTGAAAATGGATTTGAACCAGCTAGAGCCTGTGTTGAAGCAAAAATGGCTAGGGAAGAAATTTTAGTTGAAATGTCTGTTGTAGCAGCGGTTAAATAA
- the dhaL gene encoding dihydroxyacetone kinase subunit DhaL, which yields MLYFSDWERILMTSVRLIKDNSKMLSELDSIIGDGDHGITIERIANVIETSIETWDHDKLGIKEMLESLGWKIMDVNGGSAGPLWGTMFIGLSNGLENEKEVDEDSLKKMFKSSLKAMKEISDARVGDKTMMDVLIPVVETIRNSDDDIPTMLKKVAKVANEAANDTAKYAAKFGRAKNLKAKSIGHKDPGAVSLSLLFIGLAEGLESNNP from the coding sequence ATGTTATATTTTTCAGATTGGGAAAGAATTCTGATGACTTCTGTCCGTTTGATAAAGGACAATTCTAAGATGTTGTCTGAGCTTGACTCCATAATAGGTGACGGTGATCATGGGATTACCATTGAAAGAATAGCAAATGTTATTGAGACATCGATTGAAACTTGGGATCATGACAAACTTGGTATCAAGGAAATGTTAGAGTCCCTTGGATGGAAAATCATGGATGTAAATGGAGGCTCAGCGGGACCACTGTGGGGAACAATGTTCATAGGACTATCCAATGGGCTTGAAAATGAAAAGGAAGTTGACGAAGATAGCCTGAAGAAAATGTTTAAATCTTCTTTAAAGGCTATGAAGGAAATATCCGATGCCCGAGTAGGGGATAAGACAATGATGGATGTTTTGATTCCTGTAGTGGAAACCATAAGGAACTCAGATGATGATATTCCTACCATGCTAAAGAAAGTAGCTAAGGTAGCAAATGAGGCGGCTAATGATACAGCAAAATATGCTGCAAAATTTGGAAGGGCTAAGAATTTAAAGGCAAAAAGTATTGGACATAAAGATCCTGGGGCAGTATCCTTATCTCTATTATTTATAGGCCTTGCTGAAGGTCTGGAATCTAATAATCCATAG
- a CDS encoding PadR family transcriptional regulator, protein MARKQLKTLTEPMYYILLNLIEPIHGYGIMKKIEDSTDGRVKVGAGTLYSLLSRFLKEDIVSIVSVKDGKKTYCLTEKGKSVLQDEYDRLKLLVIDGNIALGEGSHE, encoded by the coding sequence ATGGCTAGAAAACAGCTAAAAACTTTGACCGAACCCATGTACTATATATTACTTAATTTAATTGAACCTATACATGGGTATGGGATCATGAAAAAAATAGAGGACTCAACTGATGGTAGGGTGAAGGTGGGGGCTGGAACACTGTACTCACTACTATCTAGATTTCTCAAGGAAGATATAGTTAGTATTGTATCGGTTAAGGATGGAAAAAAGACCTATTGCTTGACGGAAAAGGGTAAGAGTGTACTCCAAGACGAGTATGATAGACTAAAATTATTAGTTATTGATGGTAATATTGCATTAGGGGAGGGCTCACATGAGTAA
- a CDS encoding DUF2812 domain-containing protein, whose product MSKDIIKKRQFTSVTDYKSLEVYFEEMAAKGYMLVEGKKGKFTFEKCEPKDLDFNVSLFYPHTMFDYPDEEKSMDFRELCESSGWTYCTSSQIYQIFYKDKKAVATPIHTDSSEEYKIIKNTFMKTEFISMIMMLIIIGTSLNSAIRMTYESLFSNAMLITIITPVFLILAALSIYLPKLIWFIRNNAKAKKGEDLYFASEKMVLINTIITWTLIAIFFISIIYFGSNSLSNGMVLLIASIPTIISLIIGIYFRKKLRTKKRTRNKNIILFVITLVLAMGISLGLTIFMMISTIGKSDFGNDTLPDDISVLRLSDLGVVSDELDIDVYKDSSILVPFSIEYMEDLPGKHKPNQVDYIETHYIRCRNNNISNYIFKEYVKEKQERYQRYKQEYLDVGAKDEAAEMDNQISEINIKAWNVEQGYFLDDEKSTVIIKKGDIIYVLRGDLDFSKEEIISICKEKLNI is encoded by the coding sequence ATGAGTAAAGACATCATAAAAAAACGACAATTTACTTCCGTAACAGATTATAAATCCTTAGAAGTCTATTTTGAAGAAATGGCAGCAAAGGGATACATGCTAGTGGAAGGGAAAAAGGGAAAATTCACCTTCGAAAAGTGTGAACCAAAGGACTTAGATTTCAATGTTAGCTTATTCTATCCACACACCATGTTTGATTATCCAGATGAAGAAAAATCAATGGATTTTAGGGAACTCTGTGAGAGTAGTGGATGGACATACTGTACGAGCAGCCAGATATATCAAATATTTTATAAGGACAAAAAAGCTGTTGCTACTCCCATACACACAGATAGTAGTGAAGAATATAAAATAATAAAGAACACTTTTATGAAAACTGAATTTATATCTATGATAATGATGCTTATTATTATAGGCACTTCACTAAATAGTGCCATAAGAATGACCTATGAAAGTCTTTTTAGCAATGCTATGCTGATTACGATTATAACGCCGGTTTTTTTAATATTAGCTGCTTTGTCAATATATTTACCTAAGCTTATATGGTTTATAAGAAACAATGCTAAAGCAAAAAAAGGTGAAGATTTGTACTTTGCTTCAGAAAAGATGGTTTTAATTAATACCATAATCACTTGGACTCTAATAGCTATATTCTTCATATCTATTATTTACTTTGGAAGTAATAGTTTGAGTAATGGGATGGTATTATTAATAGCCTCTATACCTACCATAATTTCTCTTATAATAGGTATATATTTCAGGAAGAAATTAAGAACTAAGAAAAGAACTAGGAATAAAAATATTATTTTATTTGTCATTACATTGGTATTAGCTATGGGTATTTCACTAGGCTTGACAATTTTCATGATGATATCAACGATTGGTAAATCCGATTTCGGTAATGATACCCTTCCAGACGATATATCTGTTTTAAGATTGTCGGATCTTGGAGTGGTTTCAGATGAGTTAGATATCGATGTATATAAGGATTCTAGTATTTTAGTACCATTTAGTATTGAGTATATGGAGGACCTGCCAGGTAAGCATAAACCAAATCAAGTAGATTATATTGAAACCCATTATATTAGATGTAGAAATAATAATATTAGTAATTATATATTTAAAGAATATGTAAAAGAAAAGCAGGAGAGATATCAAAGATACAAACAAGAGTACTTGGATGTAGGAGCAAAGGATGAGGCAGCCGAAATGGATAATCAAATAAGTGAGATAAATATTAAAGCGTGGAATGTGGAGCAGGGATACTTTTTGGATGATGAAAAGTCTACTGTAATAATAAAAAAAGGGGACATTATATATGTTTTAAGGGGAGATTTAGACTTTTCCAAGGAAGAGATTATCAGTATATGTAAAGAAAAATTAAATATATAG
- a CDS encoding DUF1576 domain-containing protein yields the protein MVSFKKDSGAENIAKHNMKYLIIAAYALSLIIFGLLSDNPKEILNGLYKILTQPDTLITDYIGVGGIGAAFINGGLLTLLFLFILYRLKLNINGASIASLFLIAGFGLFGKNLLNVWFIVIGVYLYAKIQKNKFSKYIYIALFGTAMAPMVTEIMFSTSLNKIISIPLGAATGIIIGFILPPLSTYLLRVHQGFNLYNIGFASGMIGTVFVSIFKSYGFLPNPRFIWSTGNNTLLSIYLFLMFSSMIILGYCLNERSFAKITSITGYSGRLVADFVLLEGFAPTLINMGINGFIATSYILLVNGDLNGPTIGGIFTVVGFGAFGKHPKNILPIFLGVFLGSLTKVWNINDPAILLAALFGTALAPIAGEFGWQYGVIAAFIHSSVVLNVGVLHGGLNLYNNGFAAGIVAAILVPIIQAFRKDDF from the coding sequence ATGGTATCATTTAAGAAAGATTCCGGAGCAGAAAATATAGCTAAACATAATATGAAGTATCTAATAATTGCCGCCTATGCCCTTTCTTTAATTATATTTGGGCTATTATCAGATAATCCTAAAGAAATACTAAACGGGTTATATAAAATTCTCACCCAACCCGATACTCTTATTACTGACTATATAGGTGTCGGGGGGATAGGAGCAGCTTTTATCAACGGCGGCCTTTTGACCCTATTGTTTCTTTTTATACTTTATAGGCTAAAATTAAATATTAATGGTGCTTCTATCGCCTCTTTATTTTTGATTGCCGGTTTTGGTCTTTTTGGAAAAAATCTTTTGAATGTATGGTTTATTGTTATAGGAGTATACTTATACGCAAAGATACAAAAAAATAAGTTTTCCAAATATATTTATATAGCTTTATTTGGTACAGCCATGGCTCCGATGGTCACTGAAATAATGTTTAGTACTAGCTTAAATAAGATTATTAGTATTCCATTAGGTGCAGCTACAGGAATAATCATAGGTTTTATTCTTCCACCACTTTCTACTTATTTGCTAAGAGTTCACCAAGGCTTTAATCTGTATAACATAGGATTCGCTTCGGGGATGATAGGAACAGTTTTTGTGTCGATTTTTAAATCCTATGGTTTTTTACCAAATCCAAGATTTATATGGAGTACTGGTAACAATACATTACTGAGCATATATTTATTTTTGATGTTTTCTTCAATGATAATTTTAGGGTATTGTCTAAATGAAAGGTCGTTTGCTAAAATAACAAGCATAACTGGTTATTCCGGTAGACTTGTAGCGGATTTTGTTTTATTGGAAGGCTTTGCTCCAACACTTATCAACATGGGCATAAATGGCTTTATTGCAACATCCTATATCCTTTTAGTGAATGGCGATTTAAATGGCCCTACAATTGGAGGTATTTTTACAGTAGTAGGCTTTGGTGCCTTTGGTAAGCATCCTAAAAACATACTTCCCATATTTTTAGGTGTATTCCTAGGATCTTTGACAAAGGTATGGAATATAAATGATCCTGCAATATTATTAGCAGCATTATTCGGAACAGCTTTAGCTCCAATTGCAGGAGAATTTGGATGGCAATACGGTGTAATTGCAGCCTTTATACATTCGTCTGTTGTACTTAATGTGGGAGTATTGCACGGTGGATTAAATCTTTATAATAACGGATTCGCTGCGGGTATTGTTGCTGCAATTTTAGTACCTATAATTCAAGCTTTTAGAAAGGATGATTTCTAG
- the lsrF gene encoding 3-hydroxy-5-phosphonooxypentane-2,4-dione thiolase, producing the protein MADKDGNILAKDYGIGIPTPKQYFHVKGMDNVDWGMKSRLSKIFDPKTGKTLMLAFDHGYIMGSTAGLERLDISIPPLVEYADVLMATRGALRSSIRPDYNKAIALRCTAGSSVAKEDISHEVIGVDIEDAIRMNATCMATQVFIGASGECETINNLVKTIDMGNRYGIPVLGVVAVGKEMERTTKYFLLATRIIAELGAHIIKTYYCEDFEKITAACPVPIVIAGGKKVPEKKALEIAYRAIQEGAAGVDMGRNVFQAESPKAMIRSIRSIVHEGYDAKQAFELYNSLKRGE; encoded by the coding sequence ATGGCGGATAAGGATGGAAATATCCTAGCGAAGGATTATGGTATAGGGATTCCAACCCCCAAGCAATATTTTCATGTTAAGGGGATGGATAATGTAGACTGGGGAATGAAAAGTCGTTTATCTAAGATATTTGATCCCAAAACAGGTAAGACTCTTATGTTAGCATTCGATCATGGATATATAATGGGTTCAACGGCGGGGCTTGAAAGATTAGATATATCTATTCCTCCTTTAGTGGAATATGCAGATGTATTGATGGCGACAAGGGGTGCCCTTAGGTCATCAATAAGGCCTGATTACAATAAGGCAATAGCATTGCGATGTACAGCTGGCAGCTCCGTAGCAAAGGAGGATATCAGCCATGAAGTTATAGGGGTTGATATTGAAGATGCTATCCGAATGAATGCAACCTGTATGGCTACTCAAGTATTTATAGGGGCTTCCGGAGAATGTGAGACCATAAACAATCTTGTTAAGACGATAGATATGGGAAATAGATATGGAATACCTGTTCTAGGGGTAGTAGCAGTTGGTAAAGAAATGGAGCGTACGACCAAATATTTTCTTTTAGCTACTAGAATAATAGCAGAGCTTGGAGCCCATATTATAAAAACATATTATTGTGAGGACTTTGAGAAAATTACTGCTGCTTGTCCCGTACCAATCGTTATAGCGGGAGGTAAAAAGGTTCCAGAGAAAAAAGCATTAGAAATCGCCTACAGAGCTATTCAAGAAGGGGCAGCTGGAGTGGACATGGGAAGGAATGTTTTTCAAGCCGAAAGCCCAAAGGCAATGATAAGATCAATAAGAAGTATTGTACATGAGGGGTATGACGCAAAGCAAGCCTTTGAATTATATAATTCATTAAAAAGAGGTGAATAA
- a CDS encoding dihydroxyacetone kinase subunit DhaK, with translation MKMKKFINNPENLTKELLEGLTLSNPDIIELTDSKLVVNKKLKDADRVTIVTLGGTGHEPALSGFVGEGMVDISVPGDIFAAPGPQGCIEAIKMADKGKGVLLVVLNHAGDMLTGKLTMKAAEKEGLNVKKVVTQEDISNAPRERGEDRRGLVGCVPLYKIAGAAAAQGKSLEEVTAIAQKFADNSATLAVAARGATHPATGSVISTLGEDEIEIGMGQHGEGGGGHIKMKTADEVAVIMVEELLKDLDIKVGEKLMVIINGTGATTLMEQLIVYRKCHKYLEEKGIEVVARAVGELLTVQEMAGFQMFIARMDEELLGYWNAPCRTPYLTK, from the coding sequence ATGAAAATGAAAAAATTCATTAACAATCCTGAGAATTTGACAAAAGAGCTTTTAGAAGGACTTACTTTATCTAATCCCGACATTATAGAATTGACAGATAGTAAGCTAGTTGTAAATAAGAAGTTAAAGGATGCAGACAGAGTAACAATTGTAACCCTAGGAGGAACTGGACATGAACCTGCTTTAAGTGGTTTTGTAGGAGAAGGTATGGTCGATATTTCAGTTCCAGGAGATATATTTGCGGCTCCGGGACCACAGGGATGTATTGAAGCTATTAAAATGGCAGATAAGGGCAAAGGGGTATTACTTGTTGTACTTAATCATGCAGGAGATATGTTGACAGGGAAACTAACCATGAAGGCGGCAGAAAAAGAAGGGCTTAATGTCAAAAAAGTTGTTACCCAGGAGGATATATCAAATGCACCTAGGGAAAGGGGAGAGGATAGAAGAGGATTAGTAGGTTGTGTACCACTTTATAAGATCGCAGGGGCAGCAGCTGCACAGGGTAAATCATTAGAAGAGGTTACTGCAATAGCTCAAAAATTTGCAGATAATAGTGCCACATTAGCTGTTGCGGCACGGGGAGCTACTCATCCTGCAACTGGAAGCGTTATCTCAACATTAGGGGAAGATGAAATAGAAATCGGTATGGGGCAGCATGGAGAAGGTGGTGGAGGCCATATCAAAATGAAAACTGCCGATGAAGTGGCTGTAATCATGGTAGAAGAGTTATTAAAGGATTTAGATATTAAGGTGGGAGAAAAGTTAATGGTCATCATCAATGGTACGGGAGCCACAACTCTCATGGAACAATTGATAGTTTATAGAAAATGCCATAAGTATTTAGAAGAAAAGGGAATAGAGGTTGTTGCTAGGGCCGTAGGAGAGCTTCTTACTGTTCAAGAAATGGCAGGTTTCCAAATGTTCATAGCAAGAATGGATGAGGAATTGTTGGGTTATTGGAATGCTCCTTGTAGGACTCCATACCTTACAAAATAG
- a CDS encoding transcriptional regulator — translation MITDESEVLRLVEVARMYYEENMTQAEIARKLEVSRPLVSKMLGKAREMGIVHIEIKSPYINNSLLMGQLKNLFNLRGGIIVPRANTEYLTQQLILNHAFNYVKDILPDTKTLGLGWGYTLGELMEKIEQSEMSANYQGRVCPLIGNSSIPNRGYHPNELTRVFAEKSGLKPYYLYAPAFPATSQERDLFINTDNYREINELWAELDNIIISIGSYPSVPDQATALRFGKALTTRKAVGMILSYYFDKEGNIIQGKNDYAIRIPIDKIRAVKRVIGICSGNSSIQSVYGALRTGYITHLITDEKTAIDLIKFKM, via the coding sequence ATGATTACCGATGAGAGTGAAGTGCTAAGGCTAGTAGAGGTAGCACGGATGTATTATGAAGAAAATATGACCCAGGCTGAGATAGCTAGAAAGTTGGAGGTGTCGAGACCTCTTGTAAGTAAAATGCTTGGTAAGGCTAGGGAAATGGGTATAGTTCATATTGAGATAAAATCTCCATATATTAATAACAGCCTATTAATGGGACAGCTTAAAAATCTATTTAATCTAAGGGGTGGCATAATTGTACCTAGAGCCAATACAGAATATCTAACCCAGCAACTTATATTAAATCATGCATTTAATTATGTTAAGGATATTTTGCCCGATACTAAAACCCTAGGATTGGGGTGGGGGTATACTTTAGGGGAACTTATGGAAAAAATAGAGCAAAGTGAAATGTCCGCTAACTATCAAGGTCGGGTGTGTCCTTTGATTGGTAACTCATCTATACCAAATAGGGGGTACCATCCCAATGAGTTAACTAGAGTTTTTGCTGAGAAGTCAGGACTTAAGCCATATTATCTATATGCACCAGCTTTCCCTGCAACTTCTCAGGAAAGAGATTTATTTATTAATACTGATAACTATAGAGAAATAAATGAATTATGGGCAGAGCTAGATAATATAATCATTAGTATAGGCTCCTATCCATCAGTTCCCGATCAAGCAACGGCTTTAAGATTTGGAAAAGCTTTGACTACGAGGAAAGCTGTCGGGATGATTCTCTCATATTATTTTGATAAGGAAGGGAATATTATACAGGGTAAGAATGATTATGCAATACGTATTCCCATAGATAAAATTAGGGCTGTAAAGAGGGTCATCGGAATATGTTCTGGTAACAGCAGTATACAATCGGTATATGGAGCATTAAGGACTGGATATATTACACATTTGATTACAGATGAAAAAACTGCTATAGATTTAATAAAATTTAAAATGTAA